From a region of the Lentilactobacillus curieae genome:
- a CDS encoding cation:proton antiporter, whose product MHILEAIILLIGIVLFSNVVDHFIPSIPVSLIQVTFGLCAALFLQVSIPLKTDWFLLLFIAPLLFNDGRRFPKRELWKMRGPILGNAIILVFLTTLLGGLLFHVIIPTMPISVSFALAAILSPTDPVAVQSISKRVALPEGVLHIVSGESLINDASGLIAFKYAVAATVTGVFSFKAATLDFFYISIVGFVSGAILITLVILLQNWLFKQGINDVIFNTILQVLTPFGIYLITEEAFHASGVIAVVAGGVLFHFFGGVTDYSQPELTLVSEKTWDIIIYMLNGIVFVILGIELPIATNQIIQNDKINTIHAIFISFIAWLILLVIRVVWIYLYQVLGTAITHGHNSMHPLKASILAGLSGVRGAVTMAGVLSIPTIIDGGARFPSRSLALFVAAFVIIISLLAATITLPLISKNKAPLITRGSNVDGVDDDEIDDTEPDDNSGHVTEEQARIYIMKLAINNVEEHRRADNQQAAFDLILDYQFLIRRLEIKENNLQDMNKIIADELALRRVALNGEFDALEELRSNNEISEEAYLSNLDQLQRADKRLRKSIGSRPKMHLNLRNQHRIQKIKRAVRMWFVYRNSSSGLGDELAKAHIEQAKAAIKALSEYFNRDDIENERFDSQSVYHLVIHYRNQIEEAKNRLTTKKDDMHSQIQSLRIKALAAEREGVQVLLEQGKIDWKMAAHLRQYINYSETVLIMDYQNRE is encoded by the coding sequence TTGCACATACTTGAGGCGATAATCTTATTAATTGGAATCGTTCTGTTCTCGAATGTGGTGGATCATTTTATTCCTTCCATTCCGGTCAGTTTGATTCAAGTAACTTTTGGTCTATGTGCGGCACTATTTTTGCAGGTTTCAATTCCCTTAAAAACTGATTGGTTCCTGCTGCTATTTATTGCCCCGTTATTATTCAATGATGGTCGCAGGTTTCCAAAACGTGAACTATGGAAAATGCGGGGGCCAATACTAGGTAACGCAATTATATTAGTGTTTTTGACCACGTTACTTGGTGGGTTACTTTTTCACGTCATAATTCCAACCATGCCAATTTCTGTTAGTTTTGCGCTGGCAGCAATTTTATCACCCACTGACCCGGTGGCGGTACAGTCGATTTCTAAACGAGTTGCTTTACCAGAAGGGGTTCTCCACATTGTTAGTGGTGAAAGTTTAATTAATGACGCATCAGGGTTGATTGCATTCAAATATGCAGTTGCTGCAACGGTTACGGGTGTATTCTCATTTAAAGCGGCGACCCTCGATTTCTTTTACATCAGTATTGTTGGATTTGTCAGCGGAGCAATATTGATTACATTGGTTATTCTTTTGCAGAACTGGCTTTTCAAGCAGGGAATCAACGACGTAATTTTTAACACGATTTTACAAGTTCTGACCCCATTTGGAATCTACTTAATCACTGAAGAAGCGTTCCATGCTTCAGGAGTAATTGCAGTGGTTGCTGGGGGCGTGTTGTTCCATTTCTTTGGTGGAGTTACGGATTATAGCCAGCCAGAGCTGACTTTAGTTAGTGAGAAAACTTGGGACATCATTATTTATATGTTAAACGGGATTGTGTTTGTTATCTTGGGAATCGAGTTACCGATTGCAACCAATCAGATCATTCAAAATGATAAGATCAATACAATCCATGCAATTTTTATTTCGTTTATTGCATGGCTGATCTTATTGGTAATTCGGGTAGTCTGGATATACCTATACCAAGTATTAGGAACTGCAATAACGCATGGACATAATTCAATGCATCCTCTCAAGGCTTCAATCTTAGCGGGATTGTCCGGTGTTAGGGGAGCGGTTACCATGGCTGGTGTCCTTTCAATTCCAACAATTATTGATGGTGGGGCTAGATTCCCATCAAGGTCTTTAGCTTTATTTGTGGCTGCGTTTGTAATCATTATTAGTTTACTTGCTGCGACGATTACCCTGCCTCTAATTTCGAAAAATAAGGCGCCATTAATTACCCGTGGCTCCAACGTTGATGGTGTTGATGATGACGAAATTGATGATACGGAACCTGATGATAATTCTGGTCACGTAACCGAAGAACAAGCTAGAATCTACATCATGAAGTTAGCAATCAATAACGTTGAGGAACACCGACGGGCCGATAACCAACAGGCTGCTTTTGATTTAATCCTTGATTATCAATTTTTGATTCGTAGGTTGGAGATAAAAGAAAATAATCTTCAGGATATGAATAAAATCATTGCGGATGAGCTAGCACTTAGACGGGTGGCTTTGAATGGTGAGTTTGATGCTTTAGAGGAGTTAAGAAGTAACAATGAAATCTCTGAAGAGGCGTACCTAAGTAACCTTGATCAACTTCAAAGAGCTGATAAGCGTCTTAGAAAATCAATCGGTTCTCGGCCTAAGATGCACCTTAACTTGAGAAACCAGCATAGGATTCAAAAGATTAAGCGAGCAGTTCGGATGTGGTTTGTGTACCGGAATTCTAGTTCAGGTTTAGGTGATGAGCTGGCAAAAGCACACATTGAACAGGCAAAAGCTGCAATTAAAGCTTTGTCCGAGTATTTTAACCGTGATGATATTGAGAATGAACGATTTGATAGTCAATCAGTTTATCATTTGGTGATTCATTATCGTAACCAAATTGAAGAAGCAAAGAATCGTTTGACAACCAAAAAGGACGATATGCATTCTCAGATTCAAAGTCTCCGAATCAAGGCATTAGCAGCAGAACGTGAAGGCGTTCAGGTTCTTCTTGAACAAGGGAAAATCGATTGGAAAATGGCTGCACATTTACGGCAGTATATCAACTATTCGGAAACTGTTTTGATTATGGATTATCAGAATCGGGAATAA
- a CDS encoding DUF1361 domain-containing protein, which yields MSNLTKWVIRIIAVLWLGFLYTYLKNPPFNFLVLNTFLAFIPIELSFHIDKGKPKNPILFWIIVIVWLLFYPNTPYLLTDLFHLSLLQPYGSNGLLRLDNTMWFNYTLLMLSTISSTLLGFWGLDRVAKAIAARFRLNHFVFQNIIIVGLSILSSIGIFIGRFLRIHTVYLFLTPEQFVKPLLNMWSPKAIFFIALLTIIQLVFFYLIKLIQLKPVQQN from the coding sequence TTGAGTAATTTAACTAAGTGGGTGATTAGAATCATTGCCGTTTTATGGCTAGGGTTTCTTTACACTTACCTTAAAAATCCTCCATTCAATTTTTTGGTATTAAACACTTTTCTAGCGTTTATCCCAATCGAATTAAGCTTCCATATCGATAAAGGAAAGCCCAAAAATCCAATTTTATTTTGGATCATCGTAATCGTGTGGTTGCTGTTTTATCCAAACACACCATATCTATTAACTGATCTGTTTCACCTGTCACTGTTGCAACCATACGGAAGCAATGGTTTGCTGAGACTTGATAATACCATGTGGTTTAATTATACACTCTTAATGTTATCGACGATTTCCAGTACCCTGTTGGGATTCTGGGGATTAGACAGAGTTGCGAAAGCAATTGCCGCAAGATTTAGACTAAACCACTTTGTTTTCCAAAACATAATTATTGTGGGTCTTTCAATCTTATCCTCAATTGGAATCTTTATTGGCCGATTCTTAAGAATCCATACAGTTTATCTATTCTTAACGCCGGAACAGTTCGTTAAGCCATTGCTGAATATGTGGAGCCCTAAAGCAATCTTTTTCATCGCGTTACTAACGATTATCCAACTGGTCTTCTTCTATCTCATCAAATTGATCCAACTTAAACCAGTTCAACAAAATTAA
- the cdaA gene encoding diadenylate cyclase CdaA: protein MDWSTIFTLQNFSKLIDFVVVWILIYYLILMVRGTKAVQLLRGIVVIAIVKIISLWLGFPMVSWLVDQVLSWGVIAIIVVFQPEIRRGLEHLGRGSLFVKGRKENKAAEKLISELDKAIQYMSKRRIGALITIQMNTGLEEYIETGIDIDAEVTGELLINIFIPNTPLHDGAVIIKDNRVAVAAAYLPLSQSNLIPKELGTRHRAAVGISELTDAMTIVISEETGEVSITQNNELLRGMTQDDYIKYFRDQLIKVDNDEEHHGNFFAEVSKFVDAHFKGGK from the coding sequence ATGGATTGGTCTACGATATTTACATTACAAAATTTTTCAAAGTTAATTGATTTCGTAGTCGTTTGGATCCTGATCTACTATCTGATTTTAATGGTTCGCGGCACTAAGGCTGTTCAACTGCTTCGGGGGATCGTAGTGATCGCCATCGTCAAAATCATTAGTCTATGGTTAGGGTTCCCAATGGTCTCTTGGTTAGTTGACCAGGTGCTTAGTTGGGGAGTTATTGCGATTATCGTGGTCTTCCAACCGGAAATTAGGCGGGGACTTGAGCACCTTGGGCGTGGTTCGCTGTTTGTGAAGGGAAGAAAAGAGAATAAAGCGGCTGAAAAGCTAATTTCTGAACTTGATAAGGCAATTCAATACATGTCAAAGCGGCGGATTGGTGCGTTAATCACTATCCAGATGAATACGGGACTAGAAGAATATATCGAAACGGGTATTGATATCGATGCTGAAGTGACAGGCGAGCTATTGATTAATATATTCATTCCTAATACACCTCTGCATGATGGTGCTGTCATTATCAAGGATAATCGGGTGGCTGTAGCTGCGGCGTACTTGCCTCTGTCACAGAGTAACTTGATTCCCAAAGAATTAGGAACCCGTCACCGAGCAGCCGTCGGAATTTCCGAATTAACCGACGCAATGACAATTGTTATCTCAGAGGAAACTGGTGAAGTTTCAATTACCCAAAATAATGAGTTGCTTCGCGGGATGACTCAAGATGATTACATCAAATACTTTAGGGATCAACTTATCAAGGTAGATAATGATGAAGAACATCATGGAAACTTTTTTGCCGAAGTTTCTAAGTTTGTGGATGCCCATTTCAAAGGGGGTAAATAG
- a CDS encoding YbbR-like domain-containing protein, with protein sequence MKKLLFSNWTSRLMALFFTIVLFVFVQGTPSGTSSPNSTSNKITQLSSNKSETFSVPLSLTVNSNRFFVNGYPEKVKIHLTGPSALVTTTANTQNFKAFADLSKLSVGKHKVRIQQEGLNSELKYEFEPETITVDIQPRKTVTYPLEVKYSKNNIAAGYQVGNASADVKNVKITGASDKINKIDRVVAQLNVPQNAKTSINSQAIIEALDKKGNTVNVVITPATADVNLPITPGNSKEVPVSLKSKGIENQTDQFDLSTTVKRIKVFGTKKQLSDLKRVEVEVDTSDVSDSKTKQIVLDPKLNGVEGFDPEKIPVKITRK encoded by the coding sequence ATGAAGAAACTTTTATTTAGTAACTGGACCTCTAGATTAATGGCATTGTTCTTTACGATAGTTTTGTTTGTCTTCGTTCAAGGAACCCCGAGTGGGACATCTTCGCCAAACTCAACTAGTAATAAGATTACCCAACTTTCATCGAACAAGTCTGAAACATTTTCTGTCCCATTATCCCTTACCGTTAACAGTAACCGGTTCTTTGTTAATGGGTATCCAGAAAAGGTTAAGATTCACCTCACTGGCCCATCGGCTTTGGTGACTACCACAGCAAACACTCAGAACTTCAAAGCATTTGCCGATTTATCAAAACTATCTGTTGGTAAACATAAAGTGCGAATCCAACAGGAAGGTCTTAATAGCGAATTGAAGTATGAATTCGAACCCGAAACAATCACTGTTGATATTCAACCTAGAAAGACTGTTACTTATCCGCTTGAAGTGAAGTATTCAAAGAACAACATCGCTGCTGGATACCAGGTTGGAAATGCTAGTGCAGATGTTAAAAATGTTAAGATTACTGGTGCTTCTGACAAAATTAATAAGATTGATCGAGTTGTTGCCCAACTTAATGTTCCTCAAAATGCCAAGACTTCGATTAACAGTCAGGCCATTATTGAAGCACTAGATAAAAAGGGCAATACGGTTAACGTGGTTATCACGCCAGCAACTGCTGACGTAAACTTACCGATTACTCCTGGTAATAGTAAAGAGGTTCCGGTGAGTTTAAAGAGTAAGGGAATTGAAAACCAAACTGATCAATTTGATCTATCGACGACAGTCAAACGAATCAAGGTTTTTGGAACTAAGAAACAGTTGAGTGACTTGAAACGAGTTGAAGTGGAAGTTGATACTAGTGACGTATCGGATTCTAAAACTAAACAAATTGTTTTAGATCCAAAACTCAATGGGGTTGAAGGGTTTGATCCTGAAAAGATTCCGGTAAAGATTACAAGAAAATAA
- the glmM gene encoding phosphoglucosamine mutase, whose protein sequence is MKYFGTDGVRGVANSELTPELAFKCGRAGGYVLTHHSKRDQPQVLVARDTRISGQMLEEALIAGLLSVGIEVLNLGIITTPGVAYLVRNQEADAGVMITASHNPVEYNGIKFFGSDGYKLSDDMEEEIEAILEKDEDILPRPSAQGLGVAGDYMEGSQKYIHFLEQTISDDLTGMKVCVDSANGATSKLVTSLYADLGIDFETMATNPNGLNINDEVGSTHPEQLQKFVVEKDGQVGLAFDGDGDRCIAVDENGHIVDGDKIMYICGKFMAERGRLKKNTIVTTVMSNLGMYKAMERNGLTSVKTKVGDRYVVEEMNANGYNLGGEQSGHIVFLDFNTTGDGMLTSLQLLTVMKVTGKKLSELADEVTKYPQKLINVKVQDKKRALENEKVKQAIAQVEDEMNGNGRVLVRPSGTEPLLRVMTEAPTKALVEKYTNEIADVVKSELGI, encoded by the coding sequence ATGAAGTATTTTGGAACTGATGGTGTACGGGGAGTTGCCAATTCTGAGCTTACCCCCGAATTAGCATTTAAGTGTGGTCGAGCAGGTGGATATGTTCTGACTCATCATTCGAAACGTGATCAACCTCAAGTGCTTGTTGCCAGAGACACCAGAATTTCTGGACAAATGTTGGAAGAAGCGCTGATTGCAGGATTGCTATCAGTTGGAATTGAGGTGCTTAACCTCGGAATTATCACTACACCGGGTGTTGCTTACTTGGTTAGAAACCAGGAGGCAGATGCGGGAGTTATGATTACCGCATCACACAATCCGGTTGAATATAATGGAATCAAGTTCTTTGGCTCAGACGGATACAAGTTGTCAGATGATATGGAAGAAGAAATTGAAGCCATTTTAGAAAAAGATGAAGATATTCTTCCTCGTCCTTCAGCTCAAGGATTAGGGGTTGCTGGTGATTATATGGAAGGAAGTCAAAAGTACATTCACTTCCTTGAACAGACGATTTCTGATGATTTAACTGGAATGAAAGTTTGTGTTGACTCTGCAAACGGGGCTACCAGTAAACTGGTTACAAGTTTGTACGCCGATTTAGGAATTGATTTTGAAACCATGGCTACTAACCCCAATGGTTTGAACATTAACGACGAGGTCGGATCAACGCATCCAGAACAACTACAAAAGTTTGTTGTGGAAAAGGATGGCCAAGTGGGGCTTGCCTTTGATGGCGATGGTGATCGTTGTATTGCTGTCGATGAAAATGGTCACATTGTTGATGGTGACAAGATTATGTATATCTGTGGTAAATTCATGGCAGAGCGGGGTAGATTGAAAAAGAACACAATCGTAACCACCGTTATGAGTAATTTGGGGATGTACAAGGCAATGGAACGTAATGGCCTAACAAGTGTTAAGACAAAGGTTGGTGACCGTTACGTTGTTGAAGAAATGAACGCTAATGGTTATAATCTTGGTGGTGAACAATCAGGTCATATTGTCTTCCTTGATTTCAATACCACAGGTGATGGAATGTTGACTAGTTTACAACTTCTTACTGTAATGAAGGTAACTGGTAAAAAACTTTCAGAATTGGCGGATGAAGTTACTAAGTATCCTCAAAAATTAATCAACGTTAAAGTTCAAGACAAGAAACGGGCATTAGAAAACGAAAAGGTTAAGCAAGCAATTGCTCAAGTTGAAGATGAAATGAATGGCAATGGTCGCGTGTTAGTTCGTCCTAGTGGAACTGAACCGCTACTGCGAGTTATGACTGAGGCTCCAACCAAGGCATTGGTTGAGAAATATACTAATGAAATTGCTGACGTTGTTAAATCAGAATTAGGTATTTAA
- the glmS gene encoding glutamine--fructose-6-phosphate transaminase (isomerizing) has translation MCGIVGVTGNDNAVSILLEGLQKLEYRGYDSAGIYVNDLKGNDYLVKEKGRISDLKAAVTPDVHGVAGIGHTRWATHGVVSVANAHPQFSEDHRFYLVHNGVIENFKELKSQYLSDTTFESQTDTEVVVQLLDKFVRTENLSTKDAFTKTLSLLEGSSYGFLLVDSEDPDTLYVAKNKSPLLIGVGDGFNVVCSDAVAMLKETHDFLELHDGEVVTIKPDEILIEDQNGNKVERDTFHLDMDAEETDKGPYPYYMLKEVDEQPNVMRKLASTYTDESGKDTLDPELVDAIKSADRIHIVGAGTSYHAGLVGKKMFEKLTHIPTEVHVASEFAYDDPLLTKNPFFIFLSQSGETADSREVLVNVNARGFKSLTITNVANSTLSREANYTLLLHAGPEISVASTKAYTAQIAVEAILAKAVGMAKEQVTAEDFDVRQQLGLAATGMQAIIDEKETIEDLAKEYFVNATRAFYIGRGIDQTVSLESALKLKEISYVQAEGFASGELKHGTIALIEEGTPVVGIITQAKTAGLTRSNLQETLSRGAQTLTIARNGLKKDDDTIIIPDIDEMITPLLSVVPAQLLAYYTSLNKGLDVDRPRNLAKSVTVE, from the coding sequence ATGTGTGGAATTGTAGGAGTAACGGGAAACGATAATGCTGTTTCAATTCTGTTAGAAGGGTTACAAAAGCTTGAGTACCGTGGTTATGACTCAGCAGGAATTTATGTAAATGATTTAAAGGGGAATGATTACCTAGTTAAAGAAAAGGGCAGAATCAGTGACCTTAAGGCTGCGGTTACCCCCGATGTTCACGGTGTTGCCGGAATCGGTCACACTCGTTGGGCAACTCATGGAGTTGTTAGTGTTGCTAACGCTCACCCTCAATTTTCAGAAGACCACCGTTTTTACTTAGTACACAACGGTGTGATTGAAAACTTTAAAGAATTAAAGTCACAATACTTAAGTGACACTACTTTTGAAAGTCAAACTGATACTGAAGTGGTTGTTCAACTTCTAGATAAATTTGTTAGAACTGAGAACCTTTCAACTAAGGATGCTTTCACCAAGACTTTGTCATTACTTGAAGGTTCATCATATGGTTTCTTATTGGTCGATAGTGAAGACCCAGATACATTGTATGTAGCTAAGAATAAGAGCCCATTATTGATTGGTGTTGGCGATGGTTTTAACGTGGTCTGCTCAGATGCAGTTGCAATGTTGAAAGAAACTCACGACTTTTTGGAACTTCATGATGGCGAGGTTGTTACCATTAAACCTGACGAAATCTTGATTGAAGACCAAAACGGTAATAAAGTTGAACGCGATACATTCCATCTTGATATGGATGCAGAAGAGACTGACAAGGGACCTTACCCATACTACATGCTTAAGGAAGTTGATGAACAACCAAACGTTATGCGTAAGTTGGCTTCAACTTATACTGATGAGAGTGGTAAAGATACTTTAGATCCCGAATTAGTTGACGCAATCAAGAGCGCTGATCGGATTCACATTGTTGGTGCTGGTACTAGTTACCATGCTGGTCTAGTTGGTAAGAAGATGTTTGAAAAACTAACTCACATTCCAACTGAAGTTCACGTTGCCTCAGAATTTGCTTATGATGATCCATTGTTGACTAAAAACCCATTCTTCATTTTCCTATCACAAAGTGGAGAGACCGCTGATAGTCGTGAAGTTTTGGTTAACGTTAATGCGCGAGGATTCAAGAGCTTAACCATCACTAATGTGGCTAACTCAACCCTTTCACGTGAAGCAAATTACACACTGTTACTTCATGCGGGTCCAGAAATTTCAGTAGCATCTACCAAAGCTTACACTGCTCAAATTGCTGTTGAAGCAATCTTAGCAAAGGCAGTTGGTATGGCTAAGGAACAAGTTACTGCCGAAGACTTTGATGTTCGTCAACAACTTGGATTAGCAGCTACTGGAATGCAAGCGATTATCGATGAAAAAGAAACGATTGAAGATTTGGCTAAAGAATACTTTGTTAATGCAACTAGAGCATTCTATATCGGCCGTGGAATTGATCAAACTGTTTCTCTTGAATCAGCTTTGAAGCTTAAAGAAATCTCTTATGTTCAAGCAGAAGGATTTGCTTCAGGTGAGCTTAAACACGGAACCATTGCGCTGATTGAAGAGGGAACTCCAGTTGTTGGAATCATCACTCAAGCTAAGACCGCCGGTTTGACTAGATCAAACTTGCAAGAGACTTTGTCACGTGGTGCTCAAACACTTACAATTGCAAGAAACGGTTTGAAGAAGGACGATGATACAATCATCATTCCTGATATCGATGAAATGATTACTCCATTATTGAGTGTTGTACCTGCTCAACTTTTGGCATACTATACTAGTTTGAATAAGGGCCTCGATGTTGATCGTCCAAGAAACTTGGCAAAGAGTGTCACTGTAGAATAG
- a CDS encoding glucosaminidase domain-containing protein, with protein sequence MKSGIVKNLSVLSCTMMLAFGGIVGSGVAVHAASSGNTQSATFISEYKGDVQKASSKYKLYGSVMMAQAALESAWGQSQLTKQANNFFGIKGAFNGQSVSMPTTEYDQNGQIQNVTANFKKYPTAYDSFADNGSTLRNGTSWNPSYYSGSWKENASTYQDAANALTGKYATAPNYGTALISLIQQYNLDQVFNEDGSGSNSASTPGSSSSSSNSSSTNNNDSDTELLETTQPNVAEDSKPLAKVKYTKGDPNQLVQLSATFNKYYAYNHVKGANKNEKKYKFRSLGITKPVWVYVDMKGTKSGSNTQWYRIRFYKNAKSQKFWVYAPTLNFPQAFYSKSSGSVTVNTKSKAKIYNHVYGTDQLSKSVSKASSLNSNFKYPVDGEAIKDNGSNGELWYRIKFNGKRGWIKSTSINSYTPKTVYVKLKATKKLLSSAKNGYAYNRVPTNSGAKKSTLKSLGITSKTKLTSNMVGYTTGYTDIWYRIVAPKNGKQYWVLGSMLN encoded by the coding sequence GTGAAATCAGGGATAGTTAAAAACTTATCAGTGCTAAGCTGTACCATGATGTTAGCTTTTGGGGGGATTGTTGGCTCAGGTGTTGCCGTCCATGCTGCATCTTCAGGTAATACTCAATCAGCAACCTTTATCAGTGAGTACAAGGGTGATGTTCAAAAAGCATCTAGCAAATATAAGCTCTATGGATCGGTCATGATGGCGCAAGCAGCACTTGAGAGTGCTTGGGGGCAAAGTCAACTCACTAAGCAGGCAAACAACTTCTTTGGGATTAAAGGAGCGTTTAACGGACAATCAGTGTCAATGCCAACTACAGAGTATGACCAAAATGGTCAAATTCAAAATGTAACTGCAAACTTTAAAAAATACCCGACTGCATACGATTCTTTTGCTGATAACGGGTCAACTTTAAGAAATGGTACTAGTTGGAATCCATCTTATTATTCCGGCTCGTGGAAAGAAAATGCATCTACATACCAAGATGCTGCCAATGCATTAACGGGAAAGTATGCAACGGCACCAAATTACGGAACTGCATTGATTTCTTTGATTCAACAATATAATTTGGATCAGGTATTCAATGAAGACGGAAGTGGCTCCAATTCTGCATCCACTCCGGGTTCATCATCATCTTCGTCAAATAGTTCGTCTACCAATAACAACGATTCTGATACCGAGTTGTTGGAAACTACTCAGCCCAATGTTGCTGAAGATAGTAAACCACTTGCTAAGGTGAAGTACACTAAGGGAGACCCAAACCAATTAGTGCAATTGTCAGCAACGTTTAACAAGTATTACGCATATAATCACGTTAAGGGTGCTAACAAGAACGAGAAAAAGTATAAGTTCAGATCACTTGGAATTACTAAACCTGTTTGGGTTTACGTTGACATGAAGGGTACTAAATCTGGAAGCAATACTCAATGGTATCGAATCAGGTTTTACAAGAATGCCAAATCACAGAAGTTTTGGGTTTATGCACCAACACTTAATTTTCCACAAGCTTTTTATAGTAAGAGCAGTGGTAGTGTGACTGTCAATACAAAGTCTAAAGCTAAGATTTATAACCACGTGTATGGAACTGATCAGTTATCTAAATCAGTGAGTAAGGCCAGCTCGTTAAACTCAAATTTTAAGTATCCCGTTGATGGTGAAGCAATTAAAGACAACGGGAGTAATGGTGAACTGTGGTATCGAATTAAATTCAATGGAAAACGTGGTTGGATTAAGTCGACCTCAATAAATTCATACACACCGAAGACAGTTTATGTTAAATTAAAGGCAACAAAGAAATTATTGTCTTCAGCAAAAAATGGATACGCATATAATCGCGTACCTACTAATAGTGGGGCAAAAAAGTCCACACTAAAATCTTTAGGCATTACAAGTAAAACAAAGTTGACTTCAAATATGGTTGGCTATACAACAGGCTATACCGATATTTGGTACAGAATAGTAGCACCTAAAAACGGTAAGCAATATTGGGTTTTGGGGAGTATGCTTAACTGA
- a CDS encoding glucosaminidase domain-containing protein, with amino-acid sequence MKAPIIKVSRENHLYASVMMAQAMLESDCGQSELATQGNNYFGIKGSYDGQSVTMNTQEMTEKGKTVSTSAVFKKYPTLLESIEDNARILRNGTDDDPQLYSGTWTTNSLSASDAAMALSSTYATDMEYGDKLNHLINTYHLEKLDTSPSSTNINDKIAAEIKQQMSKPKPVAQTSEETVPSKITNRKIEIASQHVFQTKHSKQATRINLPIEHAIQK; translated from the coding sequence ATGAAGGCTCCGATTATTAAAGTTAGTCGTGAAAACCACTTATATGCATCAGTAATGATGGCTCAAGCCATGTTAGAAAGTGATTGTGGGCAATCTGAACTTGCAACTCAAGGTAACAACTACTTTGGAATTAAAGGTAGTTATGATGGCCAATCAGTTACAATGAATACGCAAGAAATGACAGAGAAGGGCAAGACCGTATCTACTAGTGCGGTCTTCAAAAAATATCCAACTTTATTGGAATCGATTGAAGACAACGCCCGGATACTCAGAAATGGAACGGATGATGACCCCCAACTTTATTCGGGAACTTGGACAACTAACTCTTTGAGTGCGAGCGATGCTGCAATGGCATTGTCGTCAACGTATGCTACTGATATGGAGTATGGTGATAAGCTTAATCACCTTATTAATACGTATCACTTGGAGAAGCTAGACACAAGTCCAAGCTCAACGAACATCAACGACAAAATTGCTGCAGAAATTAAACAGCAGATGAGTAAGCCTAAACCAGTTGCTCAAACTTCTGAAGAAACAGTCCCATCAAAAATCACCAACCGAAAAATTGAGATTGCTTCCCAACATGTGTTTCAAACGAAACACAGTAAGCAAGCAACTAGAATTAATTTGCCAATTGAGCATGCAATTCAAAAGTAG